The DNA region TGGTAAAACAAGCATAACTTTTATAATTCAAATAAGTGATGATGCTGGGATTGTCAGTCAAATAAGTTCATCCAGATAAGTCAGCACGGACTCTGCCTCTATACCTGCAAGAGTAAGAATGGAATCCTCTCTGAGTGGTcatcggtgtggtgccggccacggagtctccgatggtaaagttagcgACTAAAAATGACAGAGAGGGCTTATAAGAATTAGAGTGAATAAAGTGTTTCAGCGAGTGTGTATGTATATACCTTGTCTAGTTTTGAAATGTGTCTTATATACATCCTCTTTCTTTCTAGCCGTTTGTTAACGCTCATTTTTGAAAGCCCAACGGCAgtaggaagaagcccaacaatatgggcaAGAAGAGAGTTAGTGGATTGATAGGAAAGAACCATCAATGTCATAAATAATGGATTATAGAcccataaaataattaaatgggTCTTGAGTAAAGCAAATGGGTCCAGAGAAGCCCAAAAGAGGAAGTAGTAAACCTATGGACATTTGGTAATGAAGAAAAGCAAGATTAAGCCACAGCAGGCCCgaagtaatgaagtaagaaagaaaggggTGGATGGAAAGCCCATGAGCCCTAAGGATGAAGGATAAAGtaattgggccaaggaagcccaaggaaaacaaatgggccaaggatgcccaaggagAAAGAAATGGGACAAAAGAGCCCACAAGCAATGCAATGGGCTAAGAAAGCCCAAAAGTAGAATGAATGACCTTACGGAGTCATTGAAAAAAAGATGAGCAGCAAGCCCAAACAGGCCCAGCGGACACGAGTCAAATAACACCATGGCAAGAATAGTAGAGTGGTACAGCAAGAATTGCAACAAGGCTATGGGTGGAGTAAGGAATGgactaaaaggagaaaaacccAAGCAAGGCCCAACCCTTGAAAAGAAGCAGGCCAACAAAGAAGGAAATTCCAGAGGATAGTTCACGCCATAAGAGGTCAAGAATGGGCGGCAAAGTGCACAGGCTAGCCCCAGACTACGGTAAACGCATGAGTAGCAGACAGGTTTTGGACGTACACAAGAAGTGGAGCACGCGCAATGCCCAGACACTACAAACGTGTatccagccaatacaggagtggTAGGTCATGGGTCAggggtaagagagggtatggtttGGCGGTAGGGAGAATGGGAAGCCTATTCTAGGGTTcctgctcaagctcttttgggagAAATGTCCTGATGGGATGACATATCACTCAAAAGAGGGAAAATGAGCTAGAACCACTAAGTGCATGCCATTAGAGATAGGAAGAGAAGACATCCACACCATGGCAAATTAGAATGCCACGgtgagcaaacaaacaaaatagccTTCTCTGTCTGGTAATGGGAGTGGCACAGCCAACACAAGTAAATGGTGGTGGTTAGGCAGTTGACAAACCAGTGGTGGTCGGCATGGACACCCAGACCAGACAAAGGTTGTTAAGggaaaaaatggtaaaaaactATTGCGGCAGGAAATATATAAAGGGCCTTTGCCGTGCACAGTAGGAAGGTCGGCAACAGTAGCAATCACCACAAGAGTGATCACCATCACATCGcacaagaaaacacaaaagaaagaaagaaaacaaaaggaaaaattgaaatagtGAAACAGAGGAAAAGAAACAGAGAGttagagaaagagtgagagagagtagAATGACAAGCATGCACcaatatgttttcttttcttctctccctctcaaagCTTATCTTttgctaaagaaaaagaattcgTTTGGGCACAAGCCATTCAGGTTTGTTTCCTCAAAGTGTGTAATTTCTGCGGCAAGATCTTCTAGCAAGATTACCCACATTTAGGAAATGGTTCCCTCCTTGGCCATAGCCCTGTAACAAAACTGAATGTGGCAAACTAATCATCTTCTATCTTTAACTTTACTGGTATCGTTTTCTCCTCCAGCCTTTATTATTATACTTACAACTTgttcttttctcttattttaatgaaaaattgcttacttAGTTTGCCTAACAATAGTGTATCTCGCTTATCATTGTTTTTTGTTGCACCCATTATGCCATAACTTTTTCTACAGCAACTTCGCCTACCACGGGTATATAACTAAAGTTTTGGCAAACGAGGCATAGTTTGCACAAAAGCCGGACCAAAGTGAGTTGCAGTTGGGCCGGTCCCGACTCTCTTATCTAGAATACTTGGGCCCAATACAGAAGGAGGCAACCCAGCCCAAAGTcacaaaaggcccaccacattGTTGTACCCTATTCATAGTGGTAAAATTGCTTCTTTTGTAACGCCTTTGTGCTCATTCAATGTAGGCTTTGATGGGTCTCCAACGGTCTTGGCTGATTGGTAACTGTCTGAGGTATTGAATGCTCCTCTTTATGGCGCTTTTACCATCATCCATGCTAGGAAGGGATTGACGATGGCACTTGGTGGGCTCGTCTGGACAATGATATTTATTGGGCTTATCAACAAGTATTATGGgaatttatatcattttatttgttttgtcagcaaaaataagagaaaattaaTTATGTTCTTAACGGGATCTCTAATACTTTATATACTATAGATCACAACCCCACCCCTAACCGGTTTCCCATTTCCACtcattgaaaaattcaaattgacTTACAGCAGCTCAGGAAATAATCCACGTCGGCCCATCCATTTAAATCCTCAAATTCCCactattttaatttagatttgagacataacattttttttttcaagaatcaAATGCTCTAAAAGATCTCATGaaaatcacaaaaagaaaaaaaaattaaattaaaataaatgccCACATGTCTCACATAGTTAGAAAATTGGTGAGAATTAGAGGATTTAATAAGAAGGGTCTTGTGTTGTTAAAAAAGGGGTTTGACTcacctcccatttaaaaaagGGGTATTGTTTTTCTGTTCACTTTCTCAAatcattttcttctcttcttggtctctctctcttctctctaacCTCACAACTAGAGTTGTCCATGGGTTAGGTTGAGTTGAGTTTGTGCCCAACTAGGACTCAACTCGAAAACTTCGATTGGTAGAAAATGTaacccaaaaccaaaccaaaatacTCATCGAATCTTTCGGTCGAGTTTCAAGTTTATCGGTCGGTTTTGGGTTTTGTCACCAAGGCCGAGATTTGGCCAGATCCGTCAAGATCTAGCTGGATCCATCAGAGATCTAGCCTAGATCTCGCCGGATATGGTCCGAAATGCTTGAAAGAATTATTGGTCACCGAAATTTATGGAAACTTCAAACGGGTTGAATTTCACCAATTTTGAAAGGGAAGACCCGCAACTGACCCGTCGGGGTCGGGTTTATGGAGGTCGAGACCCGCGTCTGACCATCGGAGTAGTTGGATCAAGTGGCAGCAGGTCGGCTACGAGCAAGTTAGGCAGGTGGGCAGGTGGGCTAGACATCCCTAATCGCAACCATGAATAGTCACTTGAGTCTTTTTCTAAGTTCTTTTTTCTCAGTAAAATCATGGTCCTTCTACTTTTCAAAGAGAACCCAAAATCAAGGTAGTCAATTTTGTATCATACTGGTTGGTAAGGCCAATATTTTTTGTACTAGTGCCTAGAACGGTACAAAAATATCCTCAtttcgtaccggtttaaatatCGGGAGCGTTTTGGCTACTGGCAGAAATACCGGATTTCAACCGAAAAATGGATATCGGCCcgaaacaaaaacatatatttctttgtaatttttcacTCACCTAAACtaatttctcaacaaatttcATGATCTGATGCATATTTCTCGTATCTTGGTCTCTTTTCTGCTTAGCTTTCCATTTTTCTTCGTGGTCTCTGCATCATCTTCATCTATGTTCCTctaatcatcttcttcttctttttcgttttttttttttttttttatgtctttaCTGTTTCTCAAAGATTTTGAGTTTTGCTTTGGGTGCCCATGTGATGACTGGCCAAAAGTAAGGAGATGACTtgctttttgaaatttgaaatgagaTAAGACTCAATGGAGGTAAACATGTAGAGGAGATAAAATCGAGATAAAATCAAGATAAAAATAAGGAAAGATAAATTGTAAAAGTAAAAGTGAATGAGTGTAGGTGAAAAAAAGTCGAGTTATTAAAAACAACTAGTAAGTTACCCGTGCAATGCacggataatattgtaatattttatataagatgaTTTTAGAGAAtgttgtatatgtattatagcatagttgttataaaattttattagtaatgagttcatcaaaaaaagtaacaattataaattgcatacacatatttattataattatttaattgaagtaatgaaaaaaaaatctttggagaaaaatatagaataaaatttcttatagaatgtgtctttttctctccttaattctaaaacaaaatacacatctCAAACACCCACGGTGAATCACATCGtttacaaaacccacaaatttacAACATCCGACGTTGACATCAAAATCATAATTGCCattgtcactcaatataaaacgTAAACCCTCCTTCcttggttgtagccaactcAAACGGGGTAGAAGTAGATAAAGCAACAATGTTAGAGTTACGTAGATGTCGTCGAAAGATAAAAggtaaatgacatcattttttgtcTATGTGTATTTGACATGGGATAGCATGAATGGCAATaggtaggtatatataaagggttagaagtgcaagaggtgaaaagagtgaattaaaatgcaaagtgttttgtgtgtatgtgtgagagaTGAAATGTCTTCAAACATTCAAccaaataatacaaagaatatctttttttaattagaaaagtcttaaaacattgaaccaaataaaactaaaagtcaataattaatttgttcttatctctgaCGTGAGTTAAggtatttcaattctcttcatagagtgcgccacatggcagaacctcatacTCTCCCatatgaggtctctgcttttatatatatatattgatttgttgGCATATGATAGTTGAAAATTGAGACACAtgtaccaaaacaaaaataaaaatgttatatttataatatttttacaacattttcacaacaaattataagtttcAGGttgttatgtgtttttattgatggggtaaaaaagtaattttagtggtcggttcaaattaaaacaaataacaaataaccacctagatttattataaaagcattttagaaaatattgtggatgtagtaCATCTATATAAACTTGATGTTaataatattacaaattttactatataactattaaaattaaagtattactaataaaaaattattttaattttaattattatgtttttaattaacattatcaatcatattaattgtcatatcaatttgtatatataatgtaataaaatttgtattgtattttctaaaaaatatttagttatatgtatatgtgtgtgtgtgtgtagcaGTAATTTCAAAACGGTACACCAGTATTGACCGATACTGAAATATATCATTCCTTTGACCAAAACAAAACAGTCTTTGGTACAAAATTAACTCCCTTGCCCAAAATAACTCTTCGTGCTCTCTATTCCTCTCTATTATTCTTgtactttctttattttgattttaattttaattgtttaaaaccccaaaatttgttttttattttatttttaatgagatAAAAATTGGTGAAATCTATAATGAGAGAATAACTCCAAATTTGAAATGGAACAAAGAGAAATTTGTCTTTACCGTTGGATTTTATATTTGACAGGGCTCACTCATCCtgataaaaatgagagaaatggAAGAATTTTAAAGCAGGAGCCGTTAAAAATTTGGTGAGAATTTAAGAATTTAATAGATGGGGATCTTGTTTAGCTCTGAATCTTATAAAGATCCAGGTCTTGACATCAATACCCCCACTTGAAAGACAGCCTTCTCCCAACATGTTACTGGTTCTGATACAAAGATGCCTAGATCGACAGAACTCGTTTAAGCCTTTCAGCAGCATCCATCCACTTATTCTAACCTtttactcaaaacaaaaaaagaagcttcCACTTATTACACATAATTTtaatgacaatatttttcccCCTCCTCTCAGAGAGCAGACGTAATAAAAGCCAATGGCTTCAATAAAATCTACAGCAATGTACATCAAATATCAAGTACCATTGGAGGATACTGGAGAGCATCATCTTCAAAACTACTGATGAGTTTGTACCAACTGGTAAGCCAAAGCAACTAGCTTTTAACATGACTTAAAACAATTTTGACTAAAGAAACCTACCAGGCatgaatattatatatagaatagTTTGCCACTTAATGGCCCATTTTATCATACAAGTTTCACAATGCTTCCGTGAGAGTAAAACAATGACCGGACAGCAACTGGAAGCTTTGAGAATATTAAATTCCGATTGTTCAAAGATCAGTTGTACCAAATTTCCATTTAAAATTGACAGTCAATAGCATACATTTCATTAATGTTATTCAGGGGAAGCAAAACTTTCCACCATGTCATCAGGCACCACTTGCGTATAAACGGGTCCACTCCTTTGCTGAAGGATAGGTGAAAacagaaaacaacaaaaagagaaCATATTAATTGAACTCCTTTAATTGGTGTTACAATATCAACTAATTTTGAAGAAACCAATGGAAGTGGAGACTCACAACATTACCTGTTTCAACAGCTTCAGCCTCATTCGTTTTCCAATGCTTCGCAATGTTCTCAGAGAGTGGATCATCAGGGTTCGGAGCACTCAGAAGAGCTTGAATGCTAACAAGAAACAATGCCAAGAACTTCAACATTATCTATTTCCGTTTTTCTCCAGAAAATCATATTCTAAAAGATCACTTTAAAGAATTCAAACTCTTCGCCCAATAGAagcaaaaaaattatccaaattcATATATTGTCCCTTTCTCCACAGGTGGTTtcaattttctcatatctcGCTGTCAGTTCTAAAACTAGATTGAAAAGAGACGGCTAAATACAATTAATagctggagaaaaaaaaaattacaaagaagtTAATGTGCCAAGAATATTTCCCATTGGGTTTAGGAGAGAAGATTCCAGAGAATGAAGATAGAGTACTTATATAAGATCATAATCAACTATACCTCAAAAGTACAGTTCGAATTTGAAGAGCAGGACTCCATTTGTCTTTCAGAATATCAAGGCATATCCTCCCAAGCTGTATTGAGAAATTTTTTCCATAAGAGGCACAAGATATACTTACTTCTGAAACCTAATTTGAGTACAAAAGTAAAACCACGCATAGCCTACCTTGTCAATGTTAGGATGATATATTTTGGTGAGAAATCGTACCTGTTGGAAGGAATATGGTTAAACACTACTGAAGCAAATGCACACAAGTTTCACAAGGGAACTTCACAAGAGAGCTTCAACACATTATAGAAGCAAATGCACACCAGCAACCATAACCTTATGTATTTTTGGATTTGTATATATGAACAAGTTACAAAAACAGAAATACATTTATCAGACAATGCATACAACAATTCTATCAAATTAAACACCAGAGGAGAGACAGCCACCCATGTTCATaagaaataaaagttttatttcataaaaaaaaaaaagtaataaaagttCTATAGCACCTGTCAACCTACTACAACCCTCTCTTATCTGGGCTTAAGACTTGCTATGCAAAAGGATATAACAATAAAGTATGACAGGGCAGGTTTTATTcagccaaaaataaaatggtatGACTTgtgccaagaaaaaaaaaaggggggggggggggggggtatggCTCAACTCCAGTTTATAATTCTCCTGTTTCCTTCTATTTTAAATAGATGAATGacacttggaaaaaaaaagtgatccaacagtcaaaaaaaaaaaaaaaaaaaccaacttaatctttttaattttcttatctttcttcctcctcttcaATCTGCAATGTCACCATCACTTGAGCATGTGAGAAGGTGACCCATCGCTAATCGACGTCTGAGGAACGACAGCCAGCAGCGGCGCAAGGCAACCAAAAGCATTTTTCTTGGGTTGAGCGTCATGGTGGTGTTGCGGGTCTGGGTTTGGGTTACAGACTGTGGCATCGTGGGTCACAGTGGCAGAGATTTGGGTTGACGTTGGGTCGATGGTTCACGGCAGTATAAGCAGCAGGTCACTGGTGTGAGGAAAAGCTGAAGTTGACGATTTGAGCTGCCGGTGGCTGTGATTTGTGGAGTCTGGTGGATTATGGTGGCAGTGGTAGGTGGTTTTTGGTTTCAGTTTGGCTAATTTTTAGCCTTTATATTTGAGATATTAGGAGTGCAATTTATTGGTTTCACCAAGCgaaattgattgaaaatgggCAGTCTATTTTCCTATAATGCGATACTGGGTGTGTTGGTAAGAGCAAATATGATTAGTTTGGCCAAGGCTTTCTAGGCTCAAGTGATGGTGGTTACATTGCGGAgtgaagagaagaggaagaaatatGAGAAATTACATAGATTaagttggctttttttttttctaaccaTTGGATTACTTTTTTTCCATGTGTCATTCATCTATTTTAAAATGGGAAGAAACGGAGAATAATAAACTGGAGGGGAGCCTTACCCTGCCACTTCAAGGCTAGTTATTAGAATTTACTTTACATGGTATGAAACCATAAAGCACCTCAATTTCACTGCAACAACCGGACAAGTCTAGAATGAATAAAGAATCCCAATCAATACCCTGGGTCATATCAACAAGTTCACAATAGTTATTACTACCATGTTTATCCCATAACCAACCAAACCATCAATGATTCCATCCCAGGTCACATGGGTATactccaaaaacaaaatttaattctaaataacctaaagaggggggggggggggggggggggagtgtgATTCAGAGTGATAGCCCAGTGGTGTTGGCACCCTCAGTGGTTTCCAATGTCTAGGGTTCAAACCCCATCACCCCGCTCCCCTACTACTtaacttgccaaaaaaaaaacctaagagaGTTTCAACAAGATACAATTCCAAGCATCATAAAAACCATGGAATCATTTCTCAAGACCAACCCTAAATTCGGTTCCCAAACAACTAGATAGTCCACCTACAAAGGATGTTCTAAATCACAAGCCAATGACGATCTGAATCATATTTCTTTCTCACATATGATATGGTATTCTGCATTTTAATTATGGGATAAAGGTAGAGGAAgacaaatataataaacaaaatacagTAACAAAGAAGCACACAATATCTACAACCACTTTCATGAGAAGCCTCAACATCAGAAATAGATGCATCCTACATAACACTGGATCAGCTGATCAAATAGAATTAGGTTGAGTGCTCCCACCCTTCCCCCTCCACCCCGACCCCTACCTCTGCCGCAAATTCTTCATGTGGTTCCTAGATAATTTCCATTTGCCTGGAACAATAGATGCTTTGAGGGAACGGAACGGTCGACTCTTGAGATTAAATCTCTCCTCCTCCACTCTTTATTTGCTTGGTGttctgctttcttttctttttcttgctctaatctttttgttatgcttgatcattgtaattttcgATCTTGATGTAACTCTTTCCATGTACACTCCCGGTGCACCTAGGGCTTTTGTTTTATGAAATAtcgttatttatcaaaatatatatatgtatgtatatatataatttctatttCCCTTCTTTCCCACAACATCTTCCACCACCGCCTTGTCCAAATGCACAAGCCTTCCCATCCTATGCTCCCCAAAATTTTCTCCCCACCCCACAATATTTCTTCCCTCCACATCCTATCCCTCTCCAATAACCTTTCTACTGGCCAAGTCACCATACACCGGCCCAACGCTCCCTAAACTTAAAAGATTTGAACCCCAAACCTTCTACATTACAACATCCACCAAAATCTCTTCCCAATTCCCATACTACACAAGCTAAGCTTCTCCTAAATCAGCGGGGACAGTGGGGAACTCTGCATCCTTTCGTATTGACCCAAAGGCATTTTTCTTGGCTTTTGATGGGGGTCGTATGGATTCATATTCCATCACTGAATAACAGGGCAAGCATCATGGTTCTATTCGGGTTGGTAGATTGGATCTGGATTCAATCATTGCTGCTTGGTAGAGTTATGCCGTTGGGATTTTAGCAAGCAACATTTTTTCGAATGGTTTCATAAGACTTAAAAATATTGGAGTTTTCTAGTAGGTCGAATAAGGGTggtatttttgtgaaaatatcaAAGTATCATAATGGGGCAAGACATGGTTGTCTGCGTGTCCCAGAAGGATTTAATAAGGGTGGCAGGGCTTTTCTTAAAGCGAAGTTACGTGATTTTTTCTTGGGAAAATCAATTTCTAGGCCTAGGAAGCAGGTGGTTGCCAGTGGTGGTTGGTTTGAAAAAGCCACTGGCAATCCAAGGAATCAAGTTTGTAAAGAATTTAATGGGCACGTGAAATCAAGAAGTGATTTATGTTTGGAGAAGTAGTTTCCAAATCTTTCTGGCAATTTACATTGGCAAAAGAGATTTGGGGGAtttgattttattcaaaaatcaaatattcCAACTCACTTCAAATCTTGGCACCCCATGCATGTGGCATCTGTTAAGTGGACCCatgcttatttttctttaaaaatttctGCACCTTTAGAAGGTTTAGGCCAACGTTTGGTTAGTTGGGCCAATTTCGTCCAACCCAAAGGTGCAAACACTGGCCAATTCTTTAAACCATCTGGGCTCAGGCCTGCTTTTAAACAAGACCAACACGACCAACTGGCAAAAACCCAACAGCCCAACCCGGTGTTTTTAACCACTTGGAGAAACAGAGCCATCTAAGCTCGTGGAAGATGGGTGAAGGATCAGGCTCCCACGACTCAGCTGAGAAGCCACCAATGGTGTCTTTGAGTTCCGGCAAGGTGGGTGGGGTATTTCCAAGGTCCGACGAGGGCCTCGATGTtgctgtggctgtggctgtggctggCGGCTCTTCTTTTGTGGGCCCACCAAGCAGCTGTGCCAAGATGGGGTAGGTAG from Castanea sativa cultivar Marrone di Chiusa Pesio chromosome 6, ASM4071231v1 includes:
- the LOC142639112 gene encoding ubiquitin-conjugating enzyme E2 36, whose product is MANSNLPRRIIKETQRLLSEPAPGISASPSEDNMRYFNVMILGPTQSPYEGGVFKLELFLPEEYPMAAPKVRFLTKIYHPNIDKLGRICLDILKDKWSPALQIRTVLLSIQALLSAPNPDDPLSENIAKHWKTNEAEAVETAKEWTRLYASGA